The following proteins are encoded in a genomic region of Pelodictyon phaeoclathratiforme BU-1:
- a CDS encoding NAD(P)/FAD-dependent oxidoreductase — MTLNKLYFDGGEEIRDLTIVGGGPTGIFAAFQCGMNNISCRIIESMPQLGGQLAALYPEKHIYDVAGFPEVPAAGLVESLWKQTERYNPEVILGETVTRYRKLDDGSFEVTVSSGKVFLSRALLIAAGLGAFSPRKLPQLNNIDDLEGRSVFYAVKNISDFVGQRVVIVGGGDSALDWTVGLLNAAAEVTLVHRMHEFQGHGKTAREVLEAKESGRVNVFLNTEVRSVDREGEVLTAVHLRSKSGKSRRIEADRLLLLIGFKSDLGPLAGWDLELADNALVVDSHMKTSVDGLYAAGDIAYYPGKLKIIQTGLSDAAMAVRNSLTYIKPGEKIRHMFSSLKGAKEKRNAPDNG, encoded by the coding sequence ATGACCCTGAACAAGCTCTATTTTGACGGTGGGGAGGAGATTCGTGATCTCACCATTGTCGGCGGTGGTCCTACTGGAATATTTGCAGCATTCCAGTGTGGCATGAACAATATTAGCTGCCGTATTATTGAAAGTATGCCTCAGCTTGGCGGGCAGCTTGCAGCGCTTTATCCTGAAAAACATATCTATGATGTCGCCGGTTTTCCTGAAGTGCCAGCGGCCGGGCTTGTGGAGAGTTTATGGAAGCAAACTGAACGGTACAATCCGGAAGTAATTCTTGGAGAAACGGTAACCCGGTATCGCAAGCTTGACGACGGTTCATTCGAGGTTACCGTCAGTTCTGGCAAGGTTTTTCTTTCGAGAGCGCTCTTGATTGCTGCTGGCCTGGGTGCCTTCTCACCCCGCAAGCTGCCCCAGTTGAACAATATTGATGATCTTGAAGGTCGGAGTGTCTTTTATGCAGTCAAGAATATCAGTGATTTTGTCGGTCAGCGGGTAGTTATTGTTGGTGGAGGGGATTCTGCTCTTGACTGGACAGTTGGTCTTCTGAATGCTGCAGCCGAGGTGACTCTGGTTCATCGAATGCATGAGTTTCAGGGTCATGGCAAGACGGCAAGAGAGGTGCTCGAAGCCAAAGAGAGTGGCCGGGTCAATGTGTTTTTGAATACTGAGGTACGTTCAGTTGATCGAGAGGGGGAGGTGCTGACGGCAGTTCACCTTCGCTCAAAAAGTGGGAAGAGCCGCCGTATAGAAGCCGACCGTTTGCTTTTGCTGATTGGCTTCAAGTCGGATCTCGGCCCTCTTGCGGGGTGGGACCTCGAACTGGCCGATAATGCGCTTGTTGTCGACAGTCATATGAAAACGTCGGTTGACGGGCTCTATGCTGCCGGTGATATTGCCTATTATCCGGGCAAGCTTAAAATTATTCAGACAGGGTTAAGTGATGCGGCAATGGCTGTACGCAACAGTTTAACCTATATCAAGCCAGGTGAGAAGATACGTCATATGTTCAGTAGTTTGAAAGGGGCAAAGGAAAAGAGGAATGCACCAGACAACGGTTAA
- a CDS encoding agmatine deiminase family protein, translated as MTELSYFMPPEWAFHKATWLSWPHRLETWPGKFEPIPAVFVEIVSWLSSSEEVHINVLDEAMELQVLALFRNADHPQLQMNRLFFYQIPTNDAWCRDHGPNFVFRQREGRSEKIILNWEYNAWGEKYTSYEADNAVPEKIASLQHLPLVSPAMVLEGGSIDVNGRGLLLTSEACLLNPNRNPAMSREQIEQELHHYLGVEKVLWLGDGIVGDDTDGHVDDMARFVNETTVVIAVEDDPSDVNYEALQENYTRLKSFTDLGGHPLTVVKLPMPFPLSFEGFRLPASYANFYIANTVVLVPTYRCPQDQKAIDILQEFFPDRRVVGIDCSDLVWGLGAIHCITHEEPACAE; from the coding sequence ATGACTGAGTTGAGTTATTTCATGCCCCCTGAGTGGGCTTTTCATAAGGCGACCTGGCTCTCCTGGCCTCACAGGCTTGAGACCTGGCCAGGCAAGTTTGAGCCTATTCCTGCCGTCTTTGTAGAAATTGTATCCTGGCTGAGCTCTTCCGAGGAGGTGCATATTAACGTTCTTGATGAAGCGATGGAGCTGCAGGTGCTCGCCTTGTTTCGTAATGCAGACCATCCCCAACTGCAGATGAATCGCCTTTTTTTTTACCAGATACCGACCAATGATGCCTGGTGCAGGGATCATGGGCCGAACTTTGTTTTCCGTCAGAGAGAGGGCAGAAGTGAAAAAATTATTTTGAACTGGGAGTATAATGCCTGGGGTGAAAAATATACATCCTATGAGGCCGATAATGCGGTTCCGGAAAAAATTGCTTCCCTGCAGCACTTGCCGCTTGTTTCACCTGCGATGGTTCTTGAGGGTGGCTCAATTGATGTCAACGGAAGGGGGCTGCTGCTGACCAGTGAAGCCTGCCTTCTGAATCCAAACCGCAATCCTGCAATGAGTCGCGAGCAGATTGAGCAGGAACTCCATCACTATCTTGGCGTTGAAAAAGTTCTCTGGCTTGGTGATGGTATTGTTGGTGATGACACCGACGGTCATGTTGACGATATGGCCCGTTTTGTCAATGAGACAACCGTGGTGATTGCTGTTGAGGATGATCCATCGGATGTGAATTATGAAGCGTTGCAGGAGAACTACACGAGACTGAAGAGCTTTACCGACCTTGGTGGTCATCCGCTCACCGTGGTTAAACTACCGATGCCATTCCCACTCTCTTTTGAAGGGTTTCGTCTGCCGGCAAGCTATGCCAATTTCTATATAGCCAATACGGTGGTGCTTGTTCCGACCTATAGATGTCCGCAGGATCAGAAAGCCATAGATATCCTGCAGGAATTTTTCCCTGACCGGCGGGTTGTTGGTATCGATTGTTCCGATCTTGTATGGGGCCTCGGCGCC
- a CDS encoding M48 family metallopeptidase, whose protein sequence is MNLFGAVVFFTLLLTFFVKLVSELLNLKASEAGVPDEFIELFDEEAYRKSRDYLSVSTRFSLFAAAVDLSFLLLFWFAGGFNLLDQFLRGYGYSPIVCGVLYIGALLLMQTVIDLPFSLYKTFVIEAKFGFNKTTPAVFVADLLKTILLSLLLGIPLLAAVLWFFETAGSMAWLLAWGGITMVSLLLQYIAPTWIMPLFNKFVPLEEGDLKSAIMQYAAKVEFPLSGIFVLDGSKRSAKANAFFTGFGKRKRIALFDTLIEAHPVHELVAVLAHEIGHFKKKHIIVNLVLSFCNLGALFFLLSLVMNNRSLFDAFFMKDLSVYGSLIFFSLLYTPVEWILSLLLQLLSRKHEYEADAYAVSTFERGTALADALKKLSRNNLSNLTPHPFYVFLNYSHPPVLQRIMRIREYAADRDANS, encoded by the coding sequence ATGAATCTATTTGGTGCGGTCGTTTTTTTTACGCTGCTTCTTACTTTTTTTGTTAAACTGGTTTCGGAACTGTTGAATCTCAAGGCCTCTGAAGCCGGAGTGCCTGATGAGTTCATCGAACTGTTTGATGAGGAGGCTTACCGGAAATCACGGGATTATCTGAGCGTTTCAACCCGTTTTTCGTTATTTGCTGCGGCGGTTGATCTCTCTTTTCTTCTGCTTTTCTGGTTTGCGGGCGGCTTTAATCTCCTCGACCAGTTCCTGAGAGGATACGGTTATAGTCCAATCGTTTGCGGTGTGCTCTATATCGGAGCCTTGCTGCTGATGCAGACAGTGATTGATCTTCCCTTCAGTCTTTACAAAACCTTTGTTATTGAGGCGAAATTTGGTTTCAATAAAACGACACCAGCGGTGTTTGTGGCTGATTTGTTGAAAACCATTCTCCTCTCACTGCTTCTTGGCATCCCTTTGCTTGCTGCAGTTCTCTGGTTTTTTGAGACAGCAGGTTCGATGGCCTGGCTCCTGGCCTGGGGCGGGATTACGATGGTCTCTCTCTTGCTCCAGTATATTGCCCCGACATGGATTATGCCCTTGTTCAATAAGTTTGTTCCTCTTGAAGAGGGCGACCTTAAGAGTGCGATCATGCAGTATGCGGCTAAAGTAGAGTTTCCGCTTTCCGGTATTTTTGTTCTTGATGGATCAAAGCGCTCGGCAAAGGCAAATGCCTTTTTTACCGGCTTCGGCAAACGCAAAAGAATTGCCCTTTTCGATACCTTGATTGAGGCTCATCCTGTTCATGAACTGGTCGCAGTTCTTGCTCACGAAATTGGCCATTTCAAGAAAAAGCATATCATCGTCAATCTGGTGCTAAGTTTTTGCAATCTTGGTGCGCTGTTTTTTCTTCTCTCTCTTGTTATGAATAACCGCTCCCTTTTTGATGCATTTTTCATGAAGGATCTCTCTGTCTATGGCAGCCTGATCTTTTTTTCGCTGCTCTATACTCCCGTGGAGTGGATACTTTCTCTTCTTCTCCAGCTTCTTTCACGAAAACATGAGTACGAGGCTGACGCCTATGCGGTATCGACCTTTGAGCGGGGAACGGCCCTGGCCGATGCTCTTAAAAAGTTGTCACGCAACAATCTTTCAAATTTGACACCACACCCGTTCTACGTTTTTCTCAATTACTCCCATCCCCCGGTACTACAGCGTATCATGCGTATCAGAGAGTATGCTGCCGATCGTGATGCAAATTCCTGA
- a CDS encoding carbon-nitrogen hydrolase: protein MYSEMVPIALVQASCTSDPTENLAKACNKIREAAARGARIICLQELFMTRYFCQTENYTSFDYAEPVPGTSTLLMQELARELEVVIIASFFEIRARGLYHNTAVVLDADGSYLGKYRKMHIPDDPGFYEKFYFTPGDLGYKVFKTRYATIGVLICWDQWYPEAARLTALKGAEILFYPTAIGWATDEISADVRRSQREAWMTIQRSHAIANGVFVAAANRVGIEDELEFWGNSFVCDPFGQIVEEAAHQDETILLANCDRSRIGFYRSHWPFLRDRRIETYSELQKRYLDE from the coding sequence ATGTATTCTGAAATGGTTCCGATAGCACTCGTTCAAGCCTCCTGCACCAGCGATCCGACTGAAAATCTTGCAAAAGCATGCAATAAAATACGGGAAGCTGCAGCCCGGGGTGCCCGGATTATCTGCCTGCAGGAGCTTTTCATGACCCGCTATTTTTGTCAGACAGAAAATTATACATCGTTTGATTACGCAGAGCCAGTACCCGGTACCTCAACACTGCTGATGCAGGAGCTCGCCCGAGAACTGGAGGTGGTTATTATTGCCTCCTTTTTTGAAATAAGGGCAAGAGGTCTTTATCACAACACGGCAGTTGTTCTTGATGCTGACGGAAGCTATCTCGGTAAATACCGTAAAATGCATATTCCTGACGACCCTGGATTTTACGAAAAGTTTTATTTCACGCCGGGAGATCTTGGCTATAAGGTTTTTAAAACCCGTTATGCCACGATTGGCGTGCTGATTTGCTGGGATCAATGGTATCCTGAAGCAGCACGGTTGACTGCGCTCAAGGGAGCAGAAATCCTCTTCTATCCAACGGCAATCGGATGGGCAACCGATGAGATCTCAGCCGATGTGCGACGCTCACAGCGGGAGGCATGGATGACCATACAAAGAAGCCACGCCATTGCCAACGGTGTTTTCGTTGCAGCGGCCAACAGGGTGGGGATTGAAGATGAGCTGGAGTTCTGGGGCAACAGTTTTGTCTGCGATCCTTTTGGTCAGATTGTTGAGGAGGCTGCTCATCAGGATGAAACGATTCTTCTTGCCAATTGTGACCGGAGTCGTATAGGGTTTTACCGATCCCATTGGCCTTTTTTGCGTGATCGCCGGATTGAAACGTACTCTGAACTGCAGAAACGCTATCTTGACGAGTAA
- a CDS encoding 1,4-dihydroxy-2-naphthoate polyprenyltransferase, whose protein sequence is MHQTTVKRAQPTSLQAWMLAIRPKTLPAGAMPVVLGSALAAADGQFRPFPALVALICALGIQVATNFINEIYDFRKGADTAERLGPTRTVAAGIISEKKMITVSASLAGAVFLLGLYLVSIAGWPILVIGLLSLLFAWGYTGGPYPIAYSGLGDFFVFLFFGLVAVGGTYYVQAQTLTLPILLAAVAPGAFSVNILLVNNIRDIVTDRKVGKMTLPARIGGDWARRLYIALTVLAYLVPALLWLNHYSPWVLLSLFSAPLAFMMIRRLYASEGKELNQVLAGTGKLMTLHGLLFAAGLLVPLFQ, encoded by the coding sequence ATGCACCAGACAACGGTTAAGAGGGCACAGCCAACATCACTACAGGCGTGGATGCTTGCGATTCGTCCAAAAACCCTTCCTGCGGGTGCGATGCCGGTGGTTCTTGGTTCCGCCCTTGCTGCCGCTGATGGTCAGTTTCGCCCTTTTCCGGCTCTTGTTGCCCTGATTTGTGCGCTTGGCATCCAGGTAGCTACCAATTTTATCAATGAGATCTATGATTTTCGCAAGGGAGCTGATACCGCCGAACGGCTTGGTCCGACAAGAACGGTTGCCGCTGGTATCATCAGCGAAAAAAAGATGATTACGGTATCAGCTTCACTGGCTGGGGCTGTTTTTCTCCTTGGCCTCTATCTCGTCTCCATTGCAGGTTGGCCGATTCTCGTCATTGGTCTGCTCTCACTTCTTTTTGCCTGGGGTTATACAGGAGGCCCCTATCCGATAGCCTATTCCGGCCTCGGTGACTTTTTTGTTTTTCTCTTTTTCGGGCTGGTTGCTGTCGGAGGTACCTACTATGTTCAAGCTCAAACTCTTACCTTGCCGATCCTTCTCGCAGCGGTAGCTCCAGGGGCGTTTTCGGTCAATATTCTTCTTGTAAATAATATCCGCGATATTGTTACTGACCGCAAGGTTGGGAAAATGACCCTTCCGGCGCGTATTGGCGGTGATTGGGCGCGCAGGCTTTATATCGCCTTGACGGTTCTTGCCTATCTTGTTCCTGCACTGCTCTGGCTGAACCACTATTCGCCCTGGGTTCTGCTTTCGCTATTCTCAGCTCCACTTGCCTTCATGATGATCAGGAGGCTCTATGCGAGCGAGGGCAAAGAGTTGAATCAGGTTCTGGCCGGTACGGGAAAGTTGATGACCCTTCACGGGCTGCTGTTTGCGGCAGGTCTTCTTGTTCCCTTATTTCAATAA